From Streptococcus hyointestinalis, a single genomic window includes:
- a CDS encoding type I restriction endonuclease subunit R translates to MGFTENNYENAVMELFRDSLGYSSFYGPDVERDYRDSLFRDVLDVALEKLNPNLPSSAIDFAINKLRDFESGTLLQKNKTFMDYLQNGVPVTYVKNGEEVSDIAYLVDYDNTDANSFIVANQWTIEEHSEKRPDIIVFLNGLPIVVFELKSPSREETEVSEAYSQLRNYMKEIPSLFYYNAFLVMSDMATSKAGTITAGEDRFMEWKTTDGNYEDTQLANFTTLIEGMFAKERLLDILKNFICFSGDAKILAAYHQYFAVKKAVRSTLKATQTDGRGGVFWHTQGSGKSLSMVFYAHLLDKILRSPTIVVLTDRNDLDNQLFKQFDRCSQFLRQTPVQATSRKHLKELLSGRQANGIIFTTMQKFEESSEALSERHNIVVMADEAHRGQYGLEEKIDPATGKFKIGTARIIRDNLPNATYIGFTGTPISSKDKSTTEVFGDYIDIYDMTQAVEDGATRPVYYESRVIHLNLDEKILQEIDAEYDVLAEQAEDSAINRSKRELSRLDSVLGADQTISALVTDIITHYEDNRKNESTGKAMIVAYSRPIAMKIYHKILDLRPDWGDKVGVVMTSSNKDPEEWHDLIGNKKHKEELAKKFKDDNSPFKIAIVVDMWLTGFDVPSLATMYVYKPMSGHNLMQAIARVNRVYKDKEGGLVVDYVGIASALKQAMNDYTNRDKGNFGDTNIAATAYPKFQEKLEVCQDMFFGFDYTAFKDENATNLMRANVITGGVNFITSRDKDKESFLREATLLKQALQLCRSLLTPEERYEAAYFEAVRTILTRIVNPRKPLSVKEINAKISELLKSSIKSEGIINLFADSERDFSLFDPKFLDEIAKMKERNIAVELLKRLIREQVHIYKRTNVVQSEKFSEMLSRAMKAYLNGMLTNEEVIEELKRMASEMQAASDAGNELGLSPEEIAFYDAITKPAAVKDFYDNDQLVALTRELTNELRRSRTIDWQKKESARANMRRIVKRLLRKYKYPPEGLEDALSTVITQCELWADS, encoded by the coding sequence ATGGGATTCACTGAAAACAACTACGAAAATGCGGTTATGGAGCTTTTTCGTGATAGTTTAGGGTATTCATCTTTTTATGGTCCTGATGTCGAGAGGGACTACCGCGATAGCCTTTTTCGTGATGTGCTTGATGTAGCCTTGGAAAAACTAAATCCCAACTTACCAAGCTCTGCTATTGATTTTGCTATCAATAAGTTGCGTGATTTTGAGAGCGGCACACTGTTGCAGAAAAATAAAACTTTCATGGATTATCTCCAAAATGGGGTGCCTGTCACTTATGTTAAAAATGGCGAAGAGGTTTCGGACATTGCTTACCTCGTTGACTATGATAATACTGACGCTAATAGCTTTATTGTCGCTAATCAATGGACAATCGAGGAACATAGTGAGAAACGACCAGACATTATTGTTTTTCTCAATGGTCTACCTATTGTGGTCTTTGAGTTGAAAAGCCCGTCACGTGAGGAAACGGAAGTTTCAGAAGCTTACAGTCAGCTCCGCAACTACATGAAGGAAATTCCATCTTTATTTTATTACAATGCCTTTTTGGTCATGAGTGACATGGCAACATCAAAGGCAGGGACTATCACAGCTGGTGAAGATCGTTTCATGGAGTGGAAGACGACTGATGGCAATTATGAGGATACACAGTTAGCAAACTTTACAACCTTGATTGAAGGCATGTTTGCCAAAGAACGTTTGTTGGATATCCTTAAAAACTTTATCTGTTTTTCAGGTGATGCCAAAATTTTAGCAGCTTATCATCAGTATTTTGCCGTGAAAAAAGCAGTTCGTTCTACCTTAAAAGCTACGCAGACTGACGGGCGTGGTGGTGTCTTCTGGCATACGCAAGGCAGCGGCAAGTCCCTTTCGATGGTTTTCTATGCTCATTTGTTAGATAAGATATTACGGTCGCCAACAATCGTTGTCCTGACGGATAGAAATGATTTAGATAATCAGTTGTTTAAGCAATTTGACCGCTGTTCTCAATTTTTACGCCAAACACCAGTACAAGCGACAAGTCGTAAACATCTTAAAGAACTATTATCTGGTAGGCAAGCGAACGGGATTATTTTCACAACCATGCAGAAGTTTGAAGAATCATCGGAAGCCTTGTCCGAACGACATAATATCGTCGTTATGGCTGACGAGGCACATCGTGGTCAGTATGGTTTAGAAGAAAAGATTGATCCCGCAACTGGTAAGTTTAAAATCGGGACAGCGCGCATCATCCGTGATAATCTCCCCAATGCGACCTATATTGGTTTCACTGGAACACCTATTTCAAGTAAAGACAAATCAACAACAGAAGTATTTGGGGATTATATCGATATTTATGATATGACACAGGCTGTTGAGGACGGTGCAACTAGACCTGTCTACTATGAGAGTCGTGTCATACATCTCAACCTTGATGAAAAAATCTTGCAGGAGATTGATGCCGAATATGACGTGTTGGCAGAGCAAGCCGAAGATTCTGCCATCAATAGGAGTAAAAGAGAACTTAGTCGACTGGATAGTGTTTTAGGTGCTGACCAGACCATTTCGGCGCTAGTGACAGATATTATCACCCACTACGAAGATAATCGTAAAAATGAATCGACGGGGAAGGCGATGATTGTCGCATATTCGAGACCTATTGCGATGAAGATTTATCATAAGATACTTGACTTGCGTCCTGATTGGGGTGATAAGGTTGGTGTTGTGATGACTTCTAGTAACAAAGATCCCGAAGAATGGCATGATCTTATAGGCAATAAAAAGCATAAAGAAGAACTGGCTAAAAAATTTAAGGATGATAATAGTCCTTTCAAGATTGCTATCGTTGTTGATATGTGGCTAACTGGTTTTGATGTTCCAAGTCTTGCGACCATGTATGTCTATAAGCCGATGTCTGGTCATAATCTCATGCAGGCTATTGCGCGTGTTAACCGTGTCTATAAGGATAAAGAAGGTGGTTTGGTCGTTGATTATGTTGGTATCGCCTCAGCTTTAAAACAAGCTATGAACGATTATACCAATCGCGATAAAGGCAATTTTGGAGACACCAATATTGCTGCGACAGCTTACCCTAAATTTCAAGAAAAGCTTGAAGTTTGTCAAGATATGTTCTTTGGCTTTGATTACACCGCTTTTAAAGATGAAAATGCAACGAATCTGATGCGTGCTAATGTCATCACGGGTGGTGTCAACTTTATCACTAGTAGAGACAAGGATAAGGAGAGTTTTTTACGGGAGGCTACTCTCTTAAAGCAAGCCCTGCAGCTCTGTCGTTCCTTACTAACGCCAGAGGAACGCTATGAAGCAGCTTATTTTGAAGCTGTTCGAACAATATTAACGCGTATTGTTAATCCCCGAAAACCTCTATCGGTCAAAGAAATTAATGCTAAAATCAGTGAGTTGCTAAAATCAAGTATTAAGAGCGAAGGTATTATAAATCTATTTGCGGATTCTGAAAGAGATTTTTCATTGTTTGATCCTAAATTCTTGGACGAAATTGCAAAGATGAAAGAAAGGAACATTGCGGTTGAATTGTTGAAGAGGTTGATAAGAGAACAAGTTCATATTTATAAGCGAACAAATGTTGTTCAATCTGAGAAATTTTCAGAGATGCTTTCCAGAGCTATGAAAGCCTACTTAAATGGTATGTTGACAAATGAGGAAGTTATCGAAGAATTAAAACGCATGGCGTCGGAAATGCAAGCAGCAAGTGATGCAGGAAATGAACTAGGACTTAGTCCAGAGGAAATAGCTTTTTATGATGCGATTACCAAACCTGCTGCTGTTAAAGATTTTTATGATAATGACCAGTTAGTTGCCCTGACGCGGGAGCTGACAAACGAATTGCGGAGAAGTCGCACGATTGATTGGCAGAAAAAGGAATCTGCTCGTGCTAATATGCGACGGATCGTTAAGAGACTTTTGAGAAAATACAAGTATCCTCCAGAAGGGCTTGAAGATGCCTTGTCAACAGTTATCACACAATGTGAGTTATGGGCGGATAGTTAA
- a CDS encoding restriction endonuclease subunit S: MLEDNELYKSTFSEIGEIVGGGTPSKKVDDYWNGDIPWLSPKDLSLNPAMFTGRGQNSITELGYKKSSAKLMPRNSILFSSRAPIGYITIAENDISTNQGFKSIIPKPEYPYTFVYELLKQETPSLESSASGSTFKEVSGTHLRNHEIQIPSHSAIIKFHESVKPLFKTINLNEKEIQKLIEVRDLLLPTLMSGEISVSD; this comes from the coding sequence TTGCTTGAAGATAATGAATTATATAAGTCGACCTTTTCAGAAATTGGTGAAATAGTGGGCGGTGGTACGCCATCTAAAAAGGTAGATGATTACTGGAATGGTGATATCCCATGGCTTTCTCCAAAAGATTTATCATTAAATCCTGCTATGTTTACAGGTAGAGGTCAAAATTCAATCACTGAGCTTGGCTATAAGAAGAGCAGTGCTAAGTTAATGCCTCGGAATTCAATACTTTTCAGTTCCCGCGCTCCAATTGGTTATATCACCATAGCAGAAAATGATATTTCAACTAACCAAGGTTTTAAGTCAATCATTCCCAAACCTGAATACCCATATACTTTCGTGTATGAACTCTTGAAACAGGAAACTCCTTCCCTCGAGAGTAGTGCTTCAGGTTCTACATTTAAAGAGGTATCTGGAACTCATTTGAGGAACCATGAGATTCAAATTCCGTCCCATTCAGCAATAATTAAGTTTCATGAGTCAGTTAAGCCACTATTCAAGACAATTAATTTGAATGAGAAAGAGATTCAAAAGCTAATCGAAGTGCGCGATCTTTTACTACCAACGCTTATGTCAGGCGAAATATCAGTCTCTGATTAA
- a CDS encoding macro domain-containing protein, producing the protein MKVSIFDKDILKQFSNICATITAILSAVLIFLDIPNQWRITSGVVYVVFLSVIYIFLWIRANRLRQIDIKIGITTVVIKSGDIFKEDGLKAIAFNEYFDTRVDDKIIAKKSLNGQFILNHIDDVDKLNSDIESDDDLKNSIIGKGVKRKQGKTTKYKLGSSILINDEYILTAFSRFNKNNQAELTIQEYVNFLLTFWNEINRLYAQRSVTVPVFGSGITRFKNGFEDIDINELLRIMIWTFKVSKIKFAYPAKLTIIVHNDLLNQVNLYKLKENE; encoded by the coding sequence ATGAAAGTAAGTATTTTTGATAAGGATATTTTAAAGCAGTTTTCTAATATATGTGCTACGATTACTGCGATTTTATCGGCCGTATTGATTTTTCTTGATATTCCTAATCAATGGAGGATTACTTCTGGCGTTGTATACGTTGTATTTCTCAGTGTTATCTATATCTTTTTATGGATAAGGGCAAATAGATTGAGACAAATTGATATTAAAATAGGTATTACAACCGTTGTTATAAAATCAGGCGATATTTTTAAAGAAGATGGGCTAAAAGCAATCGCTTTTAATGAATATTTTGATACGAGAGTTGATGATAAAATAATTGCTAAGAAATCTTTGAACGGACAGTTTATTTTAAATCATATTGATGATGTTGATAAATTAAATTCCGACATTGAAAGTGATGATGATTTAAAAAATAGTATTATAGGGAAGGGAGTAAAACGAAAGCAAGGAAAAACGACTAAATATAAATTAGGAAGTTCCATTTTGATAAATGATGAATATATTTTAACTGCTTTTAGCCGATTTAATAAAAATAATCAAGCAGAACTGACAATTCAGGAATATGTCAATTTTCTATTAACGTTTTGGAATGAGATTAATAGATTGTATGCTCAAAGGTCAGTTACAGTTCCAGTATTTGGCTCGGGAATAACGAGATTTAAAAATGGTTTTGAAGATATTGATATTAATGAGCTACTGCGTATCATGATTTGGACTTTCAAAGTCAGCAAAATAAAGTTTGCGTACCCTGCAAAATTAACTATTATTGTGCATAATGATTTACTCAATCAGGTAAATCTATATAAATTAAAGGAGAATGAATAA
- a CDS encoding TIR domain-containing protein, protein MAYRNKTYVAFDGDNDMRYYQLMKAWKQSDNTAFNFYDAHDINSARDSSQEESIKRQLRERMANSKVFVLLIGEHTKYLRKFVKWEIELAIKKGLPIICVNLNKSKQRDNYCPSSLDGQLAIFIPFGNKIMQYALENWPSSHEQYRKEGKTGAYSYKDIVYQRLGI, encoded by the coding sequence ATGGCTTATCGGAATAAAACTTATGTTGCTTTTGATGGTGATAATGATATGCGTTACTATCAACTAATGAAAGCTTGGAAACAAAGTGATAACACAGCGTTTAATTTCTATGATGCTCATGACATTAATAGTGCTAGAGATTCTAGCCAGGAAGAATCCATTAAACGGCAACTTCGTGAAAGAATGGCTAATAGTAAGGTTTTTGTCCTATTGATTGGTGAACATACCAAATATTTAAGAAAATTTGTAAAATGGGAAATAGAACTTGCTATTAAAAAAGGCTTACCAATTATCTGTGTTAATCTAAATAAAAGCAAACAAAGGGATAACTATTGTCCATCAAGTTTAGATGGTCAACTGGCTATATTTATCCCTTTTGGAAATAAAATTATGCAGTATGCTCTTGAAAACTGGCCGAGTTCACATGAGCAATATCGAAAAGAAGGCAAAACAGGAGCTTATTCTTATAAAGATATAGTTTACCAACGATTAGGCATTTAA
- a CDS encoding restriction endonuclease subunit S — protein MTEWKKVRLGDLCKNVYSGGTPKKSITEYYDGSIFWLNTKEINFNRIYETEKTISEKGLANSSAKYIPENTVVVAMYGTTAGKVAIAKNEMTTNQACCNLIIDETKADYNFVYYSIAHNYKKLSSLANGGAQQNLNAGIIKDFEISLPPLSIQKEIASILIPLDDKIENNKKINHHLAA, from the coding sequence AATGTTTATAGTGGGGGTACCCCCAAAAAATCAATTACTGAATATTATGATGGAAGTATTTTCTGGCTAAATACTAAGGAAATTAATTTCAATAGGATATATGAAACAGAGAAAACAATTTCAGAAAAAGGCTTAGCAAATTCTTCAGCGAAATATATCCCAGAAAATACGGTTGTTGTGGCAATGTATGGAACCACTGCTGGAAAAGTTGCGATAGCAAAGAATGAAATGACAACTAATCAAGCATGTTGTAATTTAATTATTGATGAGACAAAAGCCGACTATAATTTTGTTTATTATTCTATAGCTCACAACTATAAAAAACTCTCCTCTTTAGCAAATGGTGGAGCACAACAAAATTTAAATGCTGGAATAATAAAAGATTTTGAAATTTCACTTCCACCTTTATCAATTCAAAAAGAGATAGCCTCAATTCTTATTCCGTTAGATGATAAAATTGAAAATAATAAAAAGATAAATCATCATTTAGCGGCTTAA